One Vespula pensylvanica isolate Volc-1 chromosome 3, ASM1446617v1, whole genome shotgun sequence DNA window includes the following coding sequences:
- the LOC122627665 gene encoding ribosomal RNA processing protein 1 homolog, whose product MAIKKTQRHARAVQKGVRGSFKNIEKQKQEKKIKVKDKKALIIAQEIKFARLLACNDKKIRDKVLKSVKKWLTVRSKSSFELTEADFMRLWKGLFYCMWMSDKPLAQEELAESLSKIVHCLDSMSNVLLYTKSTLKTLAIEWFGIDQYRLDKFAMLVRRILRQTFKICHDKNWDIEWVQGLMEILEQLLLDKKFCLGFKMHVTELYWEEIAKVSCGNLPEDIVTILIKPFTAYLTTIQEERLIKHIMRHIFRYLIFQSNIGMDYKEKFEAWKQAGFPCGSIDVMQKIEESDEDSDEDSKILSEKELTETTEKALDPRAGRVDVELPQINFNAKKIAELIKQYKFHPSSTTKSRRQIARLIEEFTEISEGRMPLGIKEIQVIDKDRSKTDPKKAALRLLKFDEELYSDSHRSKRKKKKNEQSDENSINESQSESITLESNKELNNKKRVNQDLKYSSYESNETIESRLKNSKINKVPALIINRSKNKQKKRNQLEREILKHKKNDMSTIVSNKVNKQKIGKTKSTLRVHEKNTTKNVIVHKLKKLKNNICGQWDVSDNIVPPISLTPVQTNVNENKTNNVCDAELNTSISSDTNDATFDKQIEWLRPTLKKSIASTEHLQEQNKSINDSRLKKRVKIVLQRNTSQHTSDYIQQIRKSPAIPFDANKKPLVGVLKASPIPSPVNPFYKRHIK is encoded by the exons atggcTATAAAAAAAACTCAACGGCATGCACGTGCAGTGCAAAAAGGTGTACGaggttcgtttaaaaatattgagaaacaaaaacaagaaaagaaaattaaggtAAAGGATAAGAAAGCTTTGATTATTGcacaagaaattaaatttgcaCGGTTATTGGCATgtaacgataagaaaataagagataaagTTTTAAAAAGCGTCAAGAAATGGTTAACAGTACGTTCTAAAAGTTCATTTG AATTAACAGAAGCAGATTTTATGAGATTATGGAAAGGTTTATTTTACTGCATGTGGATGTCAGATAAACCGTTAGCTCAAGAAGAGTTAGCTGAATCCCTTAGTAAAATTGTACATTGTTTGGATTCGATGTCAAACGTATTATTGTATACTAAAAGTACTTTGAAAACTTTAGCGATAGAATGGTTTGGCATAGATCAATATAGATTGGATAAATTCGCAATG TTAGTGAGAAGAATATTACGACAAACTTTTAAAATATGTCATGATAAAAACTGGGATATTGAATGGGTACAAGGTCTAATGGAAATTTTAGAACAACTTTTattggataaaaaattttgtttaggTTTTAAAATGCATGTAACAGAATTATATTGGGAAGAAATTGCAAAG gTCAGCTGTGGAAATTTACCAGAAGATATTGTTACAATACTTATTAAGCCATTTACTGCCTATTTGACTACAATACAAGAAGAAAGACTAATTAAACATATCATGAGACATATTTTTAgatatcttatttttcaatcCAATATTGGAAtggattataaagaaaaatttgaagcatggaaacaa gCTGGATTTCCTTGTGGTAGTATTGATGTTATgcaaaaaatagaagaatctGACGAAGACAGCGATGAAGATAGTAAAATACTCTCTGAAAAAGAGTTAACAGAGACCACGGAAAAAGCTTTAGATCCAAGAGCTGGTAGAGTGGACGTTGAATTGCcacaaatcaattttaatgcTAAAAAAATAGCTGAGTTAAtcaaacaatataaatttcatccATCATCAACAACAAAATCACGAAGACAAATAGCACGTCTTATAGAAGA atttacaGAAATTTCGGAAGGTAGAATGCCTCTTggtataaaagaaatacaagtTATAGACAAAGATAGATCAAAAACGGATCCGAAAAAAGCTGCATTACGTTTATTGAAATTCGATGAAGAATTATATTCAGATAGTCATAGAagtaaacgaaagaagaagaaaaatgaacaatcagatgaaaattctattaatGAATCACAAAGCGAGAGTATTACTTTAGAatcaaataaagaattaaataacaagaaaagagTTAATCAAGATTTAAAATATAGTTCATATGAATCGAATGAAACAATAGAATcacgtttaaaaaattcaaagattaACAAAGTACCAGCattgattattaatcgttctaagaacaaacaaaaaaaacgaaatcaacttgagagagaaattttaaaacataagaaaaatgaCATGAGTACGATTGTAtctaataaagtaaataaacaaaaaatagggAAAACGAAATCAACTTTACGAGTTCACGAAAAAAATACAACTAAAAATGTAATTGTAcacaaattgaaaaaattaaagaataatatatgtgGACAGTGGGATGTATCGGATAACATTGTTCCACCTATCTCTTTGACTCCAGTTCAAACTAAtgttaacgaaaataaaactaataacgTATGTGATGCAGAACTTAATACATCGATATCAAGCGATACAAATGATGCAACGTTCGATAAACAGATAGAATGGTTGAGACctacattaaaaaaatctata GCATCAACGGAACACCTccaagaacaaaataaatctattaatGATTCAAGATTGAAAAAACGTGTAAAGATCGTCTTACAGCGTAACACTTCTCAACATACGTCTGATTATATTCAGCAAATCCGGAAAAGTCCAGCTATCCCTTTCGATGCTAATAAAAAACCTTTAGTAGGTGTTTTAAAAGCGAGCCCTATACCAAGTCCAGTAAATCCATTTTATAAAAGACACatcaaataa
- the LOC122627722 gene encoding GMP reductase 1-like has translation MPNIINDIKLDFKDVLLRPKRSTLKSRSDVDLYREITFRNSKQTYRGIPVMASNMDTVGTFEMARALSKHGLFTTIHKYYTADEWKDFAAENPECLKNVAASSGTGNEDFGRLSSIIAAVPQLSFICLDVANGYSQHFVEYVRKVRSQYPNHTIIAGNVVTGEMVEELILSGADVIKVGIGPGSVCTTRMKTGVGYPQLSAVIECADAAHGLKGHIISDGGCTCPGDLAKAFGAGADFVMAGGMFAGHDECEGEIINKDGKNYKLFYGMASSTAMKKHAGGVAEYRSSEGKTVEVAYKGLVENTVLDMLGGLRSACAYTGAERLRELPRRATFIRCTQQLNPMYGPP, from the exons atgccaaatataataaacgatataaaattagatttcAAAGATGTTCTATTACGACCAAAAAGGAGTACATTAAAAAGCAGATCAGAT gTTGATCTTTATAGAGAAATTACATTTCGTAATTCGAAACAAACTTATAGAGGCATACCTGTAATGGCTTCAAATATGGATACAGTAGGAACATTCGAGATGGCAAGGGCTTTATCCaag CATGGGCTTTTTACAactattcataaatattatacagcAGATGAATGGAAAGATTTTGCTGCAGAAAATCctgaatgtttaaaaaatgttgCTGCTAGTTCTGGTACAGGGAACGAAGATTTTGGAAGACTTTCAAGTATAATAGCTGCTGTACCACAACTATCATTTATATGTTTAGATGTTGCTAATGGATATTCACAACATTTTGTTGAGTATGTGAGAAAAGTGCGATCTCAATATCCAAACCATACTATAATT GCAGGAAATGTTGTAACAGGAGAAATGGTAGAAGAATTAATACTTTCGGGAGCTGATGTTATTAAAGTAGGAATTGGTCCAGGTTCTGTGTGTACTACAAGAATGAAAACAGGTGTTGGATATCCTCAGTTAAGTGCTGTGATTGAATGTGCAGATGCTGCACATGGTTTAAAAGGACATATAATCTCT gaTGGAGGTTGTACTTGTCCAGGTGATTTAGCAAAAGCTTTTGGCGCTGGTGCCGATTTTGTTATGGCTGGTGGCATGTTTGCTGGTCATGACGAATGTGAAGGTGAAATTATAAACaaagatggaaaaaattataaattgttttatggTATGGCTTCTAGTACAGCTATGAAAAAACATGCTGGTGGTGTTGCTGAGTACAG aTCCTCGGAAGGAAAAACTGTGGAAGTAGCCTATAAGGGTTTAGTAGAAAATACAGTTTTAGATATGTTAGGAGGTCTACGATCTGCATGCGCTTATACAGGTGCGGAAAGATTACGTGAATTACCGAGACGTGCTACGTTCATTCGCTGTACACAACAATTAAATCCTATGTATGGTCCACCAtga
- the LOC122628213 gene encoding far upstream element-binding protein 3 isoform X2 yields MSDYSAVAPPQNFSQSSAFAAALQRAKQIAAKINPVSLQNIQDSKLKRPLEDSTEPEAKKMAALVADPLIGLRGPTSNSSIGEGSNQATTKVGSQTSSSTPIGGMGGICNEDIRVPDKMVGLIIGRGGEQITRLQSETGCKIQMAPEGGLPERVCTLTGSREAVNRAKELVLSIVNQRSRTEGIGDISMSGSSGGMIGHPGFVEIMIPGPKVGLIIGKGGETIKQLQEKSGAKMVVIQEGPSQEQEKPLRITGDPQKVEYAKQLVYELIAEKEMQMFHRGARGSDRGGNYSNDSNFNHGSSNNDGVEVLVPRAAVGVVIGKGGDMIKKIQAETGARVQFQQGREDGPGDRKCLLSGKHQAVEQARQRIQELIDSRRDDGRNNMGARSGPRGNGFGTGRNPNEYGTWDRRQGGPMQDKIETTFTVPSSKCGIIIGKGGETIKQINQQTGAHCELDRRNQSNESEKIFIIRGNPEQVEHAKRIFSEKLGMGPASTSFTGAQGAIGYNPSWNAGTGYQAWPSQPQSSDAGNASQAPVQVNPQTGQPDYSAQWAEYYRSLGMHREADMIEQQAKQGKQDHNQPAGSAQNQSNPATATASTPGQQQQQTQQQQTGAAQNGGQADYSAQWAEYYRSIGKIKEAEAIEAQMKAGKLGIQGNQITQPQMQPAMQNQSTGPPGSTPNTFPQAYGSYPGMNAGSAPTGYYAAGAGSTSQPQSGQQNPTFPANYQNYPYSQSSSDN; encoded by the exons ATGAGTGATTATTCAGCGGTCGCTCCGCCTCAAAATTTTAGCCAAAGCTCCGCATTTGCGGCAGCTTTGCAACGGGCAAAGCag ataGCAGCGAAAATTAATCCTGTTAGTCTGCAAAATATTCAAGATTCTAAATTAAAACGTCCTCTTGAAGATAGTACAG aaCCTGAAGCAAAGAAAATGGCAGCATTAGTGGCAGATCCGTTGATAGGACTTCGTGGCCCTACAAGTAATAGTTCTATTGGGGAAGGATCCAATCAAGCAACAACTAAAGTAGGATCACAAACATCTTCATCTACTCCGATAGGTGGTATGGGAGGTATTTGCAATGAAGATATCAGAGTTCCAGATAAAATGGTCGGGTTAA TAATTGGGAGAGGTGGAGAGCAAATAACCAGATTACAAAGTGAGACAGGATGTAAAATACAAATGGCTCCAGAAGGTGGACTACCTGAACGAGTTTGCACACTAACTGGTTCACGAGAAGCTGTCAA TCGAGCGAAAGAATTGGTGCTTTCAATTGTGAACCAAAGAAGTAGAACAGAAGGAATCGGAGATATAAGTATGAGTGGGAGTAGTGGAGGAATGATAGGACATCCTGGTTTTGTAGAAATTATGATTCCGGGTCCAAAAGTTGGATTGATAAttggaaaaggaggagaaacaATCAAACAGCTTCAAGAAAAATCTGGAGCAAAGATGGTCGTTATACAAGAAGGTCCTTCgcaagaacaagaaaaaccTTTAAG AATAACTGGAGATCCTCAAAAAGTAGAATATGCAAAACAATTAGTATACGAGCTTAtagcagaaaaagaaatgcaaatgTTCCATAGAGGTGCAAGAGGTAGCGATAGAGGAGGAAATTATTCTAATGATAGTAATTTTAATCATGGCTCTTCTAATAATGATGGAGTTGAG GTATTAGTTCCAAGAGCCGCAGTAGGTGTTGTTATTGGTAAAGGGGgagatatgataaaaaagattcaagCCGAAACTGGAGCAAGAGTACAATTCCAACAAGGAAGAGAAGATGGTCCCGGAGACAGAAAATGTTTGCTATCTGGAAAACACCAAGCTGTAGAGCAAGCTCGTCAACGTATTCAAGAACTTATTGATAGT AGGAGAGACGATGGTAGAAATAATATGGGTGCCAGAAGTGGGCCCAGAGGAAACGGTTTTGGTACTGGTAGAAATCCAAATGAATATGGTACTTGGGATAGGCGTCAAGGTGGTCCTATGCAAGATAAGATAGAAACTACTTTTACTGTACCTTCTTCAAAATGTGGTATAATTATTGGGAAAG gAGGTGAAACTATAAAGCAAATAAATCAACAAACAGGAGCGCATTGCGAATTAGACAGGCGGAATCAAAGTaatgaaagtgaaaaaattttcataattcgtGGCAATCCTGAACAAGTGGAACATGCTAAAAGGATATTTAGTGAAAAATTAGGAATG GGACCAGCTAGTACTTCTTTCACAGGTGCGCAAGGAGCAATTGGTTATAATCCTAGTTGGAATGCTGGAACAGGATATCAAGCCTGGCCCAGTCAACCTCAATCTAGTGATGCAG GTAATGCTAGTCAAGCACCTGTGCAAGTTAATCCACAAACAGGTCAGCCTGATTATAGTGCACAATGGGCAGAATATTATCGATCTCTTGGTATGCATAGAGAAGCAGATATGATAGAACAACAAGCAAAACAAGGAAAACAAGATCATAATCAACCAGCAg gAAGTGCACAAAATCAATCGAATCCTGCAACGGCAACAGCTTCTACTCCTggccaacaacaacaacaaacacAACAGCAGCAAACAGGTGCTGCTCAAAATGGAGGGCAAGCTGATTATAGTGCTCAATGGGCTGAATATTATAGAAGTATcggtaaaataaaagaagctgAAGCAATAGAAGCACAAATGAAAGCAGGCAAG tTGGGAATACAAGGAAATCAAATTACACAACCTCAAATGCAACCAGCTATGCAGAATCAATCGACTGGCCCACCTGGTAGTACACCAAACACATTTCCACAAGCTTATGGTAGTTATCCAGGAATGAATGCTGGTTCAGCCCCGACTGGTTATTATGCAGCAGGTGCAGGCTCTACAAGTCAACCACAATCTGGACAACAAAATCCAACTTTTCCTGCTAATTATCAAAACTATCCTTACTCGCAGTCCAGTTCTGATAATTAA
- the LOC122628213 gene encoding far upstream element-binding protein 3 isoform X1: protein MSDYSAVAPPQNFSQSSAFAAALQRAKQIAAKINPVSLQNIQDSKLKRPLEDSTEPEAKKMAALVADPLIGLRGPTSNSSIGEGSNQATTKVGSQTSSSTPIGGMGGICNEDIRVPDKMVGLIIGRGGEQITRLQSETGCKIQMAPEGGLPERVCTLTGSREAVNRAKELVLSIVNQRSRTEGIGDISMSGSSGGMIGHPGFVEIMIPGPKVGLIIGKGGETIKQLQEKSGAKMVVIQEGPSQEQEKPLRITGDPQKVEYAKQLVYELIAEKEMQMFHRGARGSDRGGNYSNDSNFNHGSSNNDGVEVLVPRAAVGVVIGKGGDMIKKIQAETGARVQFQQGREDGPGDRKCLLSGKHQAVEQARQRIQELIDSVMRRDDGRNNMGARSGPRGNGFGTGRNPNEYGTWDRRQGGPMQDKIETTFTVPSSKCGIIIGKGGETIKQINQQTGAHCELDRRNQSNESEKIFIIRGNPEQVEHAKRIFSEKLGMGPASTSFTGAQGAIGYNPSWNAGTGYQAWPSQPQSSDAGNASQAPVQVNPQTGQPDYSAQWAEYYRSLGMHREADMIEQQAKQGKQDHNQPAGSAQNQSNPATATASTPGQQQQQTQQQQTGAAQNGGQADYSAQWAEYYRSIGKIKEAEAIEAQMKAGKLGIQGNQITQPQMQPAMQNQSTGPPGSTPNTFPQAYGSYPGMNAGSAPTGYYAAGAGSTSQPQSGQQNPTFPANYQNYPYSQSSSDN, encoded by the exons ATGAGTGATTATTCAGCGGTCGCTCCGCCTCAAAATTTTAGCCAAAGCTCCGCATTTGCGGCAGCTTTGCAACGGGCAAAGCag ataGCAGCGAAAATTAATCCTGTTAGTCTGCAAAATATTCAAGATTCTAAATTAAAACGTCCTCTTGAAGATAGTACAG aaCCTGAAGCAAAGAAAATGGCAGCATTAGTGGCAGATCCGTTGATAGGACTTCGTGGCCCTACAAGTAATAGTTCTATTGGGGAAGGATCCAATCAAGCAACAACTAAAGTAGGATCACAAACATCTTCATCTACTCCGATAGGTGGTATGGGAGGTATTTGCAATGAAGATATCAGAGTTCCAGATAAAATGGTCGGGTTAA TAATTGGGAGAGGTGGAGAGCAAATAACCAGATTACAAAGTGAGACAGGATGTAAAATACAAATGGCTCCAGAAGGTGGACTACCTGAACGAGTTTGCACACTAACTGGTTCACGAGAAGCTGTCAA TCGAGCGAAAGAATTGGTGCTTTCAATTGTGAACCAAAGAAGTAGAACAGAAGGAATCGGAGATATAAGTATGAGTGGGAGTAGTGGAGGAATGATAGGACATCCTGGTTTTGTAGAAATTATGATTCCGGGTCCAAAAGTTGGATTGATAAttggaaaaggaggagaaacaATCAAACAGCTTCAAGAAAAATCTGGAGCAAAGATGGTCGTTATACAAGAAGGTCCTTCgcaagaacaagaaaaaccTTTAAG AATAACTGGAGATCCTCAAAAAGTAGAATATGCAAAACAATTAGTATACGAGCTTAtagcagaaaaagaaatgcaaatgTTCCATAGAGGTGCAAGAGGTAGCGATAGAGGAGGAAATTATTCTAATGATAGTAATTTTAATCATGGCTCTTCTAATAATGATGGAGTTGAG GTATTAGTTCCAAGAGCCGCAGTAGGTGTTGTTATTGGTAAAGGGGgagatatgataaaaaagattcaagCCGAAACTGGAGCAAGAGTACAATTCCAACAAGGAAGAGAAGATGGTCCCGGAGACAGAAAATGTTTGCTATCTGGAAAACACCAAGCTGTAGAGCAAGCTCGTCAACGTATTCAAGAACTTATTGATAGTGTAATg AGGAGAGACGATGGTAGAAATAATATGGGTGCCAGAAGTGGGCCCAGAGGAAACGGTTTTGGTACTGGTAGAAATCCAAATGAATATGGTACTTGGGATAGGCGTCAAGGTGGTCCTATGCAAGATAAGATAGAAACTACTTTTACTGTACCTTCTTCAAAATGTGGTATAATTATTGGGAAAG gAGGTGAAACTATAAAGCAAATAAATCAACAAACAGGAGCGCATTGCGAATTAGACAGGCGGAATCAAAGTaatgaaagtgaaaaaattttcataattcgtGGCAATCCTGAACAAGTGGAACATGCTAAAAGGATATTTAGTGAAAAATTAGGAATG GGACCAGCTAGTACTTCTTTCACAGGTGCGCAAGGAGCAATTGGTTATAATCCTAGTTGGAATGCTGGAACAGGATATCAAGCCTGGCCCAGTCAACCTCAATCTAGTGATGCAG GTAATGCTAGTCAAGCACCTGTGCAAGTTAATCCACAAACAGGTCAGCCTGATTATAGTGCACAATGGGCAGAATATTATCGATCTCTTGGTATGCATAGAGAAGCAGATATGATAGAACAACAAGCAAAACAAGGAAAACAAGATCATAATCAACCAGCAg gAAGTGCACAAAATCAATCGAATCCTGCAACGGCAACAGCTTCTACTCCTggccaacaacaacaacaaacacAACAGCAGCAAACAGGTGCTGCTCAAAATGGAGGGCAAGCTGATTATAGTGCTCAATGGGCTGAATATTATAGAAGTATcggtaaaataaaagaagctgAAGCAATAGAAGCACAAATGAAAGCAGGCAAG tTGGGAATACAAGGAAATCAAATTACACAACCTCAAATGCAACCAGCTATGCAGAATCAATCGACTGGCCCACCTGGTAGTACACCAAACACATTTCCACAAGCTTATGGTAGTTATCCAGGAATGAATGCTGGTTCAGCCCCGACTGGTTATTATGCAGCAGGTGCAGGCTCTACAAGTCAACCACAATCTGGACAACAAAATCCAACTTTTCCTGCTAATTATCAAAACTATCCTTACTCGCAGTCCAGTTCTGATAATTAA
- the LOC122628215 gene encoding glutathione synthetase-like, with product MMSTFQLQPCINLDLSQRELQDLIDKAKDWTIMHGISMRSKQNFNKSQIQIAPFTLLPSSFPKKYFEKVKDIQVLLNEIMHKVAHDDNFIRNTLKGTIEVDDFTARLFNIYETIYEEGFAQDISLGLFRSDYLLNNGINKEIKQVELNTIAASFAGLSKIVSEYHRYILTELGHADKLEFLPLNNPVIGLCKGLIQAWSLYDDSRAVILIVVEDITYNISDQRFHEFEIRKLNPTIKVIRRSLNDLVLDAQLGSNKELIVDDLVVAVVYFRSGYELQAYPTEKEWDVRLLIERSKAIKCPSIQYHLAGTKKIQQALVEPNVLNMFIKEPSAVAKIQEIFTGLYSLDFNVEAEQIITKAIREPEKYVLKPQREGGGNNLYNENVRIYLTKMKNSKERTAWILMDRINPPSQKNYLINSSDTLLSDVISELGIYGVIIGNRTDILYNEEAGHILRTKMSTENEGGIIAGVGVLDSPYLVT from the exons atgatgAGTACATTCCAGTTACAACCTTGTATAAATCTTGATCTTTCACAAAGAGAATTGCAAGATCTTATAGACAAAGCTAAAGATTGGACAATCATGCATG gTATTAGCATGAGATCAAagcaaaattttaataaaagtcaAATACAAATTGCACCTTTTACTCTATTACCTTCAAGTTTTCCAAAGAagtattttgaaaaagtaaaagatatacaagttttattaaatgaaattatgcaCAAAGTAGCACacgatgataattttattagaaatactttaaaagg aACAATTGAAGTTGATGATTTTACGGCACGGCtattcaatatatatgaaacaattTATGAGGAAGGATTTgcacaa GATATTAGTCTTGGTTTATTTAGAtccgattatttattaaataatggtATTAATAAAGAGATTAAACAAGTGGAATTAAATACAATTGCGGCTAGTTTTGCTGGTCTGTCCAAGATTGTATCAGAATATCATag atatattttaacagAATTAGGACATGCGGATAAATTAGAATTT CTACCATTAAATAATCCTGTTATTGGACTTTGTAAAGGATTAATTCAAGCATGGTCATTATATGATGATAGTag AGCTGTGATATTGATTGTTGTTGAAGATATTACCTATAATATAAGTGATCAAAGATTTCATGAGTTTGAAATACGGAAGCTAAATCCTACTATTAAGGTTATCAGAAGAAGTTTAAACGATCTGGTACTTGATGCACAATTAGGAtctaataaagaattaattgt agatGATTTAGTAGTTGCTGTAGTATACTTTAGATCTGGTTACGAACTTCAGGCATATCCTACTGAGAAGGAATGGGATGTACGTTTACTTATAGAACGTTCTAAAGCTATAAAATGTCCATCAATACAATATCATTTAGCAGGAACTAAAAAA ATTCAACAAGCTTTGGTTGAAccaaatgtattaaatatgttCATAAAGGAACCCTCTGCTGTGGCtaaaattcaagaaatatttaccGGTTTATATTCATTGGATTTt AATGTAGAAGCAGAGCAAATTATAACAAAAGCTATACGCGAACCTGAAAAGTATGTTCTTAAGCCACAACGCGAAGGTGGTGGTAACAATCTATACAATGAAAAcgttagaatatatttaacaaaaatgaagaattcGAAGGAGCGCACTGCATGGATTCTCATGGATCGTATTAATCCTCCTTCGCAAAAGAACTATCTTATCAATTCAAGTGACACCTTGTTATCTGACGTTATATCAGAGCTTGGTATATATGGAGTAATTATAGg taatcGTACggatatactatataatgaAGAAGCTGGTCATATTCTAAGAACTAAGATGTCAACTGAAAATGAAGGAGGTATTATTGCAGGTGTTGGAGTTTTAGATAGTCCTTATTTAGTAACATAA